One window of the Shewanella litorisediminis genome contains the following:
- a CDS encoding aspartate ammonia-lyase: MDTRIEHDLLGDAPVPAHAWYGIQTQRALENFSLSGTPISAFPELIRALARVKAAAARANHGLGLLSDTKASAIAAACDDIIQGALHDQFVVDLIQGGAGTSTNMNANEVIANLALAKLGHGKGEYRHLHPNNDVNCSQSTNDAYPTAARLAMAEAVEPLKAAIEAICLSLEAKGREFGHILKMGRTQLQDAVPMTLGQEFDAFAASLKSDIARIDDACKELCVVNLGGTAIGTGINTHPAYGVLAVKALADITGLPVTQADNLIDATTDMGAFVTLSSVLKRLAVKLSKLSNDLRLLSSGPRTGLGEIRLPAMQPGSSIMPGKVNPVIPEAVNQVAFQVIGTDMTITMAAEAAQLQLNAMEPVIVYNLLNNCALLTRAIAMLDSRCIQGIEANEAKCEQHLNTSIGIVTALVPHIGYENASRIAGEALLSGAGVAELVRRDGLLSDDALSQILSPAAMVTPVELTGLGAKAH; the protein is encoded by the coding sequence ATGGATACACGTATTGAACACGACCTGCTGGGGGATGCCCCGGTTCCTGCCCACGCCTGGTATGGCATTCAAACCCAAAGGGCGCTGGAAAACTTCAGCCTGAGCGGCACTCCCATCAGCGCCTTCCCAGAGCTTATCCGCGCGCTCGCCAGGGTAAAGGCCGCTGCCGCCCGCGCCAACCATGGCTTGGGGCTGCTGTCAGACACCAAGGCCAGCGCCATTGCCGCCGCCTGCGATGACATTATCCAGGGCGCGCTGCACGACCAGTTTGTGGTGGACCTGATTCAGGGCGGCGCCGGTACCTCCACCAACATGAATGCCAACGAAGTGATTGCCAACCTGGCCCTTGCCAAGCTTGGCCACGGCAAGGGCGAGTATCGCCATCTGCACCCCAACAACGATGTGAACTGCTCCCAGTCCACCAACGATGCCTACCCCACGGCGGCGCGTCTGGCCATGGCTGAAGCGGTAGAGCCACTCAAGGCCGCTATTGAGGCCATTTGCTTGAGCCTCGAAGCCAAGGGCCGCGAGTTTGGCCATATCCTCAAGATGGGCCGCACCCAGCTGCAGGATGCGGTGCCCATGACCCTGGGGCAGGAATTTGATGCCTTTGCCGCAAGCCTTAAATCGGACATCGCCCGCATCGATGATGCCTGTAAGGAGCTTTGCGTGGTGAACCTTGGCGGCACGGCGATTGGCACCGGCATTAACACCCATCCAGCCTATGGCGTGCTGGCGGTGAAGGCCCTTGCCGATATCACGGGTCTGCCGGTGACTCAGGCTGACAACCTTATTGATGCCACCACCGACATGGGCGCCTTTGTGACCCTGTCATCTGTGCTTAAGCGCCTGGCGGTGAAGCTGTCGAAGCTCAGTAATGACCTGCGTTTGCTCTCCAGCGGTCCGCGCACCGGCCTTGGGGAAATCCGTTTGCCTGCGATGCAGCCGGGTTCCTCCATCATGCCGGGCAAGGTAAACCCGGTTATTCCGGAGGCGGTGAATCAGGTGGCGTTTCAGGTGATTGGTACCGACATGACCATCACCATGGCCGCCGAGGCCGCGCAGCTGCAGTTGAACGCCATGGAGCCGGTGATTGTTTATAACCTTTTGAATAACTGCGCTTTGCTGACCCGCGCCATCGCCATGCTCGACAGCCGCTGTATTCAGGGTATCGAAGCCAACGAGGCCAAATGCGAGCAGCACCTGAACACCAGCATCGGCATAGTCACGGCGCTGGTGCCGCACATCGGCTATGAGAACGCTAGCCGTATCGCCGGTGAAGCCCTGCTGAGCGGCGCCGGTGTCGCTGAGCTGGTGCGCCGGGATGGGCTATTGAGCGACGACGCCTTAAGCCAAATCTTAAGCCC